In a single window of the Zea mays cultivar B73 chromosome 5, Zm-B73-REFERENCE-NAM-5.0, whole genome shotgun sequence genome:
- the LOC103627418 gene encoding DNA-directed RNA polymerases II, IV and V subunit 11 yields MNAPDRYERFVVPEGTKKVSYERDTKIVNAASFTVEREDHTVGNILRMQLHRDPNVLFAGYKLPHPLQYKIIVRIHTTSQSSPTQAYTQAINDLDKELEYLKQAFEDEKNRYEDRMKQGF; encoded by the exons ATGAATGCCCCTGACCGTTATGAGCGTTTCGTCGTGCCAGAGGGCACCAAGAA AGTGTCCTATGAGAGGGATACAAAGATTGTGAATGCTGCATCATTCACTGTCGAACGCGAGGATCACACTGTAGGCAATATCCTCCGCAT GCAGTTGCACAGAGACCCAAATGTTCTCTTTGCCGGGTATAAGCTCCCTCACCCACTCCAGTACAAGATCATTGTTAGG ATCCACACAACGAGCCAGTCCTCCCCGACGCAGGCCTACACCCAGGCTATCAATGATCTAGACAAAGAGCTTGAGTACCTTAAGCAAGCTTTTGAG GATGAGAAGAACAGGTACGAGGACAGGATGAAGCAGGGGTTCTAG
- the LOC103627422 gene encoding DNA-directed RNA polymerases II, IV and V subunit 11 — TDDNYQCRVSYERDTKIVNAASFTVEREDHTVGNILRMQLHRDPNVLFAGYKLPHPLQYKIIVRIHTTSQSSPTQAYTQAINGLDKELEYLKQAFEDEKNRYEDRMKQGF, encoded by the exons ACTGATGATAATTATCAATGCAGAGTGTCCTATGAGAGAGATACAAAGATTGTGAATGCTGCATCATTCACTGTCGAACGCGAGGATCACACTGTAGGCAATATCCTCCGCAT GCAGTTGCACAGAGACCCAAATGTTCTCTTTGCCGGGTATAAGCTCCCTCACCCACTCCAGTACAAGATCATTGTTAGG ATCCACACAACGAGCCAGTCCTCCCCGACGCAGGCCTACACCCAGGCTATCAATGGTCTAGACAAAGAGCTTGAGTACCTTAAGCAAGCTTTTGAG GATGAGAAGAACAGGTACGAGGACAGGATGAAGCAGGGGTTCTAG